CCAACTGGCCGTTTCTCTAATGGCTTCAACATGCCCGACCTAATCAGTTGAGTTCATAAAATATGTACAAGTGTTTATACCATTTTATAGTTGTTTCAGTACAGTTGGTTTTACTTtgtaagtttttttatatatgtatttTCTATAATGCCAGGTCAGCGTATGGGGGCGGAGCCCACATTGCCGTACTTGAATCCACAACTAAGGGGCCAAAGGCTACTCGTTGGCGCTAATTTTGCTTCAGCGGGGATTGGAATACTTAATGACACCGGAGCCCAATTCGTGTGACTCTTTTCTAACTTACATTCTATATATTTTCTATCGAGAAGCTAAAATCGTGACATTTGTCTAAATTGAATTATCAATGTTTTCAGGCGAATATAATCCGGATGCCGTTGCAACTAGAATACTTTAGGCAGTACCAACAACGAGTAAGTGGGCTTATAGGAGCGAGCCAGACCAAAAAGCTTGTAAAAAATGCGCTTGTTCTTATGACGCTTGGTGGGAATGACTTTGTAAACAACTACTATCTGGTCCCCTTCTCAGCTCGCTCAAGACAATACGCGCTCCCTAATTATGTCCGTTTTATTATATCAGAATACAAAAAGATCCTAATGGTACGCATTTAAAGTCTTATCAGTTAAACATAGTTTTCTACTTTTCTTCAACCATAAACCTTAACCTTGATTGCAGAAATTGTATAATTTGGGAGCTCGAAGAGTTCTTGTGACAGGAACCGGCCCGTTAGGGTGTGTACCAGCTGAACTAGCCCAGCGCAGCCAAAACGGTGAATGTGCCGCTGAACTTCAACGGGCCGCACAGTTATTTAACCCGCAACTCTATCAAATGCTGGATGATCTCAACAGCAAAATAGGCAGTCATGTATTTATAAAAGTGAACTCAAAGAAAATGCACTCGGACTTTATTAGTGATCCAAGAGCCTATGGTAAATTAACCTTCCATTTCTATTATGTTATATAAGTGTGCTTGCCTTTTAGCTTATGATGGCTTGGTTTGTGCAGGATTTGTGTCCTCAAAGATAGCATGTTGTGGACAAGGACCATACAATGGGCTTGGCCTATGCACCCAATTGTCGAACTTGTGCGCTAATAGAGATTTGTATGCGTTTTGGGATCCCTTTCATCCGTCGGAAAGAGCCAACAAGATTATTGTTGAACAAATGATGACCGGCTCGACTGAGTACATGCATCCGATGAATCTAAGCACCATTTTGGCCTTAGATTCTCAGAATTAGTGACCATTTATTTCAATCCGATGAATCTAAGCACCATTTTGGCCTTAGATTCTCAGAACTAGTGACCAGGTGCAAAGTAGTTCCTATGAAAACACTGTATTGTTTGTAAGAGCTAAAATATGATGGAAAGATGTTAAAAGAAGAAATGTTAGAAATTTACAATTTTCtattaaaaaaaatcattgcCCTGCCGCAATGCGCAACGAGTAAATTACtaattttgtttataaaaactatgagttataattaaaaaataaaaccaattttaattgtctaaattataaaaataatatattttattcctCAATAATTATCATAATTAATTCAAACTACACAAAATGGCCAATGACACGCTACAACCACTTAGGGTGGGGGGTATGATTTGCGGGGAGTTAAGCGGGGAGGGGGAGTCACCGAGCAGTGACCATACCCTGATGTTGAAGTGTTTCGGTGAGTGGGTGAGAGGTGACTAAAAACGGTGTGTAATCACCGAAGTGATTGAAGAGTGAcggaggagagagagagataggAGAAAACAACCAATTAAGGTACTGTTTGTTTTTGCTTATAACATCTGCAAAATGCTTATGTCTGCAGGCGGGCAGACATAAGAtgttgaagactgtttgttttttttttaaacagatctACAAATAGCTTCCTTCATCTTAAAAAAAAAGCTCAGAACCTTTGCTTCAAACATCTTCACAAAACCTAATCCAAACACCTCACACCACAAAAACTTCtcccctgccaccaccacctccgccaccaccaccgcaccacctccgccaccaccacctccaccaccaccatcgtcaaaacccaccaccaccaaaccCATCACCACCAAACCCatctgtgagagagagagagcgtagagagagagagagacctgtagagagagagagacatgTGAGAGAGAGAGACCCGTCGGAACAAGGCACCGCTGCTGCCGCCGCCGCGTGTTGCTCCTGCTACGTCATCACCATCAAACGCCGCCACCACTGTTGGTGGCCGGCTGGTCACCTTCGAGCGAGGGAGAAAGAGATCGAGTGGGTGGGGGTGGTgtgatggcggaggtggtgcggtAGTGGTGGCAGAGGTGGTGAGGTGGTGCGGTG
Above is a window of Helianthus annuus cultivar XRQ/B chromosome 14, HanXRQr2.0-SUNRISE, whole genome shotgun sequence DNA encoding:
- the LOC110904543 gene encoding GDSL esterase/lipase At5g33370, with the protein product MAVATFYGLPFTIILSTLVLATTFPSVTARAFFVFGDSLVDNGNNNYLATSARADSPPYGIDYPTHRPTGRFSNGFNMPDLISQRMGAEPTLPYLNPQLRGQRLLVGANFASAGIGILNDTGAQFANIIRMPLQLEYFRQYQQRVSGLIGASQTKKLVKNALVLMTLGGNDFVNNYYLVPFSARSRQYALPNYVRFIISEYKKILMKLYNLGARRVLVTGTGPLGCVPAELAQRSQNGECAAELQRAAQLFNPQLYQMLDDLNSKIGSHVFIKVNSKKMHSDFISDPRAYGFVSSKIACCGQGPYNGLGLCTQLSNLCANRDLYAFWDPFHPSERANKIIVEQMMTGSTEYMHPMNLSTILALDSQN